The Streptomyces sp. Mut1 genome window below encodes:
- a CDS encoding HAD family hydrolase, producing MGTTPGNRRTHLVWDWNGTLLDDNTAVVGATNAAFGEIGLAPITVERYRETYCVPIPRFYERLMGRLPTDAEWERMDGAFHRHYTEQRDACGLTAGAAELLAQWQLTGRSQSIMSMYQHEELVPVVRGYGIERHFVRVDGRTGPSGGSKARYMERHLAELAALGGISPRHTVVIGDAVDDAVAAAHVGAKAVLYTGGSHSRAGLEKAGVPVVDSLAEATALAERLAE from the coding sequence ATGGGTACTACGCCGGGAAATCGCCGCACGCATCTGGTCTGGGACTGGAACGGCACGCTGCTCGACGACAACACCGCCGTCGTCGGCGCGACCAACGCCGCGTTCGGCGAGATCGGCCTGGCCCCGATCACCGTGGAGCGGTACCGGGAGACGTACTGCGTCCCGATACCCCGTTTCTACGAGCGGCTGATGGGCCGCCTTCCCACCGACGCCGAGTGGGAGCGCATGGACGGCGCCTTCCACCGCCACTACACCGAGCAGCGGGACGCCTGCGGGCTGACCGCCGGCGCCGCCGAGCTGCTCGCCCAGTGGCAGCTGACCGGGCGGAGCCAGTCGATCATGAGCATGTACCAGCACGAGGAGCTGGTCCCCGTCGTACGGGGGTACGGCATCGAGCGGCACTTCGTGCGCGTCGACGGGCGCACCGGACCGTCCGGCGGCAGCAAGGCGCGGTACATGGAGCGGCACCTCGCGGAGCTCGCGGCCCTGGGCGGGATATCCCCGCGCCACACGGTCGTCATAGGCGACGCGGTGGACGACGCCGTGGCCGCCGCCCACGTCGGGGCCAAGGCGGTCCTCTACACGGGCGGCTCGCACAGCCGGGCCGGTCTGGAGAAGGCCGGTGTGCCCGTCGTGGACAGCCTGGCCGAGGCCACGGCCCTCGCGGAGCGGCTGGCGGAGTAG
- a CDS encoding DUF6912 family protein, which produces MRVYVPLTLAGLAAAHRAGELGPGPFTAYAVTPALREWYVSDDIEELEYAALSRAASASLRLIAGDPQAVRRRVVVAVDVPDNAAVADPDHILDASSLGEVTIPVAVRLTAAAAVHVDSDDADKDVTAAAAALGAADLGDDDAQFTVDGAEDHELLWFGVQEIPHLIG; this is translated from the coding sequence ATGCGCGTGTACGTTCCTCTGACCCTCGCCGGTCTCGCAGCGGCGCACCGGGCCGGCGAACTGGGGCCCGGTCCGTTCACCGCCTACGCGGTGACCCCCGCCCTGCGCGAGTGGTACGTCTCCGACGACATCGAGGAGCTGGAGTACGCGGCGCTCAGCCGGGCCGCCTCCGCCTCGCTGCGGCTGATCGCCGGGGACCCGCAGGCCGTCCGGCGCCGGGTCGTCGTCGCCGTCGATGTCCCGGACAACGCCGCGGTCGCCGACCCGGACCACATTCTCGACGCCTCCTCGCTCGGCGAGGTCACGATCCCCGTCGCCGTGCGGCTGACCGCCGCCGCAGCGGTCCATGTCGACTCCGACGACGCGGACAAGGACGTCACGGCCGCCGCCGCCGCGCTCGGGGCCGCGGACCTCGGTGACGACGACGCGCAGTTCACCGTGGACGGCGCCGAGGACCACGAACTGCTCTGGTTCGGGGTCCAGGAGATTCCCCACCTCATCGGGTAG
- the secA gene encoding preprotein translocase subunit SecA — protein MSVFNKLMRAGEGKILRKLHRIADQVSSIEEDFVNLSDAELRALTDEYKERYADGESLDDLLPEAFATVREAAKRVLGQRHYDVQIMGGAALHLGYVAEMKTGEGKTLVGTLPAYLNALSGKGVHLITVNDYLASRDSEMMGRVHKFLGLDVGCIIANMTPAQRREQYACDITYGTNNEFGFDYLRDNMAWSKDELVQRGHNFAIVDEVDSILVDEARTPLIISGPADQATKWYGDFAKLVTRLTKGEAGNPLKGIEETGDYEVDEKKRTVAIHEPGVSKVEDWLGIENLYESVNTPLVGYLNNAIKAKELFKKDKDYVVIDGEVMIVDEHTGRILAGRRYNEGMHQAIEAKEGVDIKDENQTLATITLQNFFRLYGKLSGMTGTAMTEAAEFHQIYKLGVVPIPTNRPMVRADQSDLIYRTEVAKFAAVVDDIAEKHEKGQPILVGTTSVEKSEYLSQQLSKRGVQHEVLNAKQHDREATIVAQAGRKGAVTVATNMAGRGTDIKLGGNPDDLAEAELRQRGLDPVEHVEEWAAALPAALEKAEQAVKAEFEEVKDLGGLYVLGTERHESRRIDNQLRGRSGRQGDPGESRFYLSLGDDLMRLFKAQMVERVMSMANVPDDVPIENKMVTRAIASAQSQVEQQNFETRKNVLKYDEVLNRQREVIYGERRRVLEGEDLQEQIRHFMDDTIDDYIRQETAEGFAEEWDLDRLWGAFKQLYPVKVTVAELEEAAGDLAGVTAEFIAESVKDDIHEQYDEREKTLGSEIMRELERRVVLSVLDRKWREHLYEMDYLQEGIGLRAMAQKDPLVEYQREGFDMFNAMMEGIKEESVGYLFNLEVQVEQQVEEVPVQDAETSLTKEDAVPAARPEIRAKGLDAPQRPDRLHFSAPTVDGEGGVVEGDFSNADAAGSGAGGAGAGSDGLTRAERRKAQKSGGGGGRRRKK, from the coding sequence GTGTCCGTCTTCAACAAGCTCATGCGTGCAGGCGAAGGCAAGATCCTGCGCAAACTGCACCGCATCGCGGACCAGGTCAGCTCCATCGAAGAGGACTTCGTCAACCTCTCCGACGCCGAGCTGCGGGCGCTCACCGACGAGTACAAGGAACGGTACGCGGACGGCGAGAGCCTGGACGACCTGCTTCCCGAGGCGTTCGCGACCGTCCGCGAGGCGGCCAAGCGCGTCCTCGGCCAGCGCCACTACGACGTCCAGATCATGGGTGGTGCCGCGCTGCACCTGGGGTATGTGGCGGAGATGAAGACCGGTGAGGGCAAGACCCTCGTCGGCACGCTGCCCGCGTATCTCAACGCCCTGTCCGGCAAGGGCGTGCACCTGATCACGGTGAACGACTACCTCGCCTCGCGTGACTCCGAGATGATGGGCCGGGTCCACAAGTTCCTCGGCCTCGACGTCGGCTGCATCATCGCGAACATGACTCCGGCCCAGCGCCGTGAGCAGTACGCCTGCGACATCACGTACGGCACGAACAACGAGTTCGGCTTCGACTACCTCCGCGACAACATGGCGTGGTCGAAGGACGAGCTGGTCCAGCGCGGCCACAACTTCGCGATCGTCGACGAGGTCGACTCGATCCTGGTCGACGAGGCCCGTACGCCGCTGATCATCTCCGGCCCGGCCGACCAGGCCACCAAGTGGTACGGCGACTTCGCCAAGCTGGTCACCCGCCTGACCAAGGGCGAGGCGGGCAACCCGCTCAAGGGCATCGAGGAGACCGGCGACTACGAGGTCGACGAGAAGAAGCGGACCGTCGCGATCCACGAGCCCGGCGTCTCCAAGGTCGAGGACTGGCTCGGCATCGAGAACCTCTACGAGTCGGTGAACACCCCCCTCGTCGGGTACCTCAACAACGCCATCAAGGCCAAGGAACTCTTCAAGAAGGACAAGGACTACGTCGTCATCGACGGCGAAGTCATGATCGTCGACGAGCACACCGGCCGTATCCTCGCCGGCCGCCGCTACAACGAGGGCATGCACCAGGCGATCGAGGCGAAGGAAGGGGTGGACATCAAGGACGAGAACCAGACGCTCGCCACGATCACCCTGCAGAACTTCTTCCGCCTCTACGGCAAGCTCTCCGGCATGACCGGTACGGCGATGACCGAGGCCGCCGAGTTCCACCAGATCTACAAGCTGGGCGTCGTGCCGATCCCGACGAACCGGCCGATGGTCCGGGCCGACCAGTCGGACCTGATCTACCGCACCGAGGTCGCGAAGTTCGCCGCCGTCGTCGACGACATCGCGGAGAAGCACGAGAAGGGGCAGCCGATCCTCGTCGGCACGACCTCCGTCGAGAAGTCCGAGTACCTCTCGCAGCAGCTCTCCAAGCGCGGTGTCCAGCACGAGGTGCTCAACGCCAAGCAGCACGACCGGGAGGCGACGATCGTCGCCCAGGCCGGCCGCAAGGGCGCGGTGACCGTCGCGACGAACATGGCCGGACGAGGCACCGACATCAAGCTCGGCGGCAACCCGGACGACCTCGCCGAGGCCGAGCTGCGGCAGCGGGGCCTCGACCCCGTCGAGCACGTCGAGGAGTGGGCGGCCGCGCTGCCCGCCGCGCTGGAGAAGGCCGAGCAGGCGGTGAAGGCGGAGTTCGAGGAGGTCAAGGACCTGGGCGGGCTCTACGTCCTGGGCACCGAGCGGCACGAGTCGCGCCGTATCGACAACCAGCTGCGCGGTCGTTCCGGCCGTCAGGGCGACCCGGGCGAGTCCCGCTTCTACCTGTCCCTCGGCGACGACCTGATGCGGCTGTTCAAGGCGCAGATGGTCGAGCGCGTCATGTCGATGGCCAACGTGCCGGACGATGTGCCGATCGAGAACAAGATGGTGACGCGGGCGATCGCGTCGGCGCAGTCGCAGGTCGAGCAGCAGAACTTCGAGACCCGTAAGAACGTCCTGAAGTACGACGAGGTGCTCAACCGGCAGCGTGAGGTCATCTACGGCGAGCGGCGCCGGGTTCTGGAAGGCGAGGACCTCCAGGAGCAGATCCGCCACTTCATGGACGACACCATCGACGACTACATCCGCCAGGAGACGGCGGAGGGCTTCGCCGAGGAGTGGGACCTGGACCGGCTGTGGGGCGCGTTCAAGCAGCTCTACCCGGTGAAGGTCACCGTCGCCGAGCTGGAGGAGGCGGCGGGGGACCTGGCCGGGGTCACCGCGGAGTTCATCGCCGAGTCCGTCAAGGACGACATCCACGAGCAGTACGACGAGCGGGAGAAGACGCTCGGCTCCGAGATCATGCGTGAGCTGGAGCGGCGCGTGGTGCTTTCGGTGCTGGACCGCAAGTGGCGTGAACACCTCTACGAGATGGACTACCTCCAGGAAGGAATCGGCCTGCGGGCCATGGCGCAGAAGGACCCGCTGGTCGAGTACCAGCGCGAGGGCTTCGACATGTTCAACGCCATGATGGAGGGCATCAAGGAGGAGTCCGTCGGCTACCTGTTCAACCTGGAGGTCCAGGTCGAGCAGCAGGTCGAGGAGGTGCCGGTCCAGGACGCGGAGACGTCGCTGACCAAGGAGGACGCGGTGCCGGCCGCGCGGCCGGAGATCCGGGCCAAGGGGCTGGACGCTCCGCAGCGGCCGGACCGGCTGCACTTCTCCGCTCCCACGGTGGACGGGGAGGGCGGCGTGGTCGAGGGCGACTTCTCCAACGCGGACGCTGCGGGATCGGGCGCGGGTGGTGCCGGGGCCGGGTCGGACGGGCTTACTCGGGCGGAGCGGCGTAAGGCGCAGAAGAGTGGGGGCGGTGGGGGGCGGCGGCGTAAGAAGTAG
- a CDS encoding GNAT family N-acetyltransferase gives MEPIILTSGRLRLRPFAPDDADAVYEACQDPDIQRWTVVPSPYGRPDAEFFTARLCPDGWRDGSMYNFAVVPRTGGALIGALGINSRSGPGTYEVGFWTAKEHRGLGYMTEAVLCAARWSFTSLGCDRLEWKAETGNVPSRAVALRAGFRMEGDQRSGLLNKGVRRDTWVGALLPSDLGLPSTRVYIPAGDVSAAP, from the coding sequence ATGGAACCGATCATTCTCACCAGCGGCCGCCTGCGGCTGCGCCCCTTCGCCCCGGACGACGCGGACGCGGTGTACGAGGCCTGTCAGGACCCGGACATCCAGCGCTGGACGGTGGTCCCCTCGCCGTACGGCCGCCCCGACGCGGAGTTCTTCACCGCGCGGCTCTGTCCGGACGGCTGGCGGGACGGCTCGATGTACAACTTCGCCGTGGTGCCCCGCACGGGCGGGGCCCTCATAGGCGCCCTCGGCATCAACAGCCGGAGCGGACCGGGCACGTACGAGGTCGGGTTCTGGACCGCGAAGGAGCACCGGGGCCTCGGCTACATGACCGAGGCGGTCCTGTGCGCCGCCCGCTGGAGCTTCACCTCGCTGGGCTGCGACCGGCTGGAGTGGAAGGCCGAGACCGGCAACGTCCCGTCGCGGGCCGTCGCGCTGCGGGCGGGCTTCCGGATGGAGGGCGACCAGCGCTCGGGGCTGCTCAACAAGGGCGTGCGCCGCGATACGTGGGTCGGCGCGCTGCTCCCCTCCGACCTCGGCCTGCCCAGCACCCGGGTCTACATCCCGGCGGGCGATGTCAGTGCCGCCCCATAA
- a CDS encoding winged helix-turn-helix domain-containing protein, with protein sequence MTSVQPPAVELSADQARRIALRAQGFLGAPDRRSGVPGVLRHLGAVQLDTISVLARSHELIPYARLGAIGRRTVEEAYWSGGRAFEYWSHAACILPVEEWPHFAFRRRAYRARPQWHHDLPDGAYDKVIKQLTAEGPLTATELGGAKNGGEWWDWSASKVAVERALMYGEVVCTERRGWKRIYDLAERALPDAVLHDDLDDAECLRRLVALAGQSLGVGTRTDIADYHRLKGEQFDAVVADSGLVPVTVQGWAKPAWADPAALAVEPRGRHRTTLLSPFDSLVWERARTERIFGFTHRLEAYVPKPKRIHGYFAMPLLAGGRLQGRVDPARDGTTLIARQVSLAGRKAVAPMAQALVEAASWVGCTDVRLERVEAPELRGPLTAEIARLLA encoded by the coding sequence ATGACGTCTGTGCAGCCACCCGCAGTCGAACTCTCCGCCGACCAGGCCCGCAGGATCGCCCTGCGCGCCCAGGGCTTCCTGGGCGCCCCGGACCGCCGATCCGGGGTGCCCGGAGTGCTGCGCCACCTCGGCGCCGTACAGCTGGACACGATCTCGGTGCTGGCGCGTTCGCACGAACTGATTCCGTACGCGCGCCTGGGCGCGATCGGCCGGCGCACGGTCGAGGAGGCGTACTGGTCGGGCGGCCGCGCCTTCGAGTACTGGTCGCACGCGGCGTGCATCCTGCCCGTCGAGGAGTGGCCGCACTTCGCCTTCCGCCGCCGCGCCTACCGCGCGCGCCCGCAGTGGCACCACGACCTGCCCGACGGCGCGTACGACAAGGTCATCAAGCAGCTGACCGCCGAGGGCCCGCTGACGGCGACGGAACTGGGCGGCGCGAAGAACGGCGGGGAGTGGTGGGACTGGTCGGCGTCGAAGGTCGCCGTCGAGCGCGCCCTGATGTACGGCGAGGTGGTGTGCACCGAGCGGCGCGGCTGGAAGCGGATCTACGACCTCGCGGAGCGCGCCCTGCCCGACGCCGTGCTGCACGACGATCTGGACGACGCGGAGTGCCTGCGCCGGCTGGTGGCGCTCGCCGGACAGTCGCTGGGCGTGGGCACCCGGACGGACATCGCGGACTACCACCGGCTCAAGGGGGAGCAGTTCGACGCGGTGGTGGCGGATTCCGGTCTGGTCCCGGTGACCGTGCAGGGCTGGGCGAAGCCGGCCTGGGCGGACCCGGCGGCGCTTGCCGTCGAACCGCGCGGCCGGCACCGGACGACGCTGCTGTCGCCCTTCGACTCGTTGGTCTGGGAGCGTGCGCGCACCGAGCGGATCTTCGGCTTCACGCACCGCCTTGAGGCGTACGTGCCCAAGCCGAAGCGGATCCACGGCTACTTCGCGATGCCGCTGCTGGCCGGCGGCAGGCTCCAGGGCCGGGTCGACCCGGCCCGTGACGGCACCACGCTGATCGCCCGGCAGGTGTCCCTGGCCGGCAGGAAGGCCGTGGCGCCGATGGCCCAGGCTCTGGTGGAGGCCGCTTCCTGGGTCGGCTGCACGGACGTCCGGCTGGAGCGGGTGGAGGCGCCGGAGCTGCGCGGTCCGCTCACGGCGGAAATCGCGCGCCTCCTGGCCTGA
- a CDS encoding response regulator codes for MADTFGPVRDARGAGETAAVPAGDDRDNGYRKEPIRVLVVDDHALFRRGLEIVLAHEEDIEVVGEAGDGAEAVDKAADLLPDIVLMDVRMPRRGGIEACTSIKEVAPSAKIIMLTISDEEADLYDAIKAGATGYLLKEISTDEVSTAIRAVADGQSQISPSMASKLLTEFKSMIQRTDERRLVPAPRLTERELEVLKLVATGMNNRDIAKELFISENTVKNHVRNILEKLQLHSRMEAVVYAMREKILEIR; via the coding sequence ATGGCGGACACCTTCGGGCCCGTGCGCGATGCGAGGGGCGCCGGCGAAACGGCGGCCGTCCCGGCCGGTGACGACCGGGACAACGGCTACCGCAAGGAGCCGATCAGGGTCCTGGTCGTCGATGACCACGCCCTTTTCCGCAGAGGCCTGGAAATCGTCCTCGCGCACGAGGAGGACATCGAGGTCGTCGGCGAGGCGGGGGACGGGGCGGAGGCGGTCGACAAGGCGGCCGACCTGCTCCCGGACATCGTGCTGATGGATGTGCGGATGCCCAGGCGGGGCGGCATCGAGGCCTGCACCTCGATCAAGGAGGTGGCCCCCAGTGCGAAGATCATCATGCTGACGATCAGCGACGAGGAGGCCGACCTCTACGACGCCATCAAGGCCGGTGCCACGGGATATCTCCTCAAGGAGATTTCCACGGACGAGGTGTCCACCGCGATTCGCGCGGTCGCCGACGGGCAGTCACAGATCAGCCCGTCCATGGCGTCCAAACTGCTCACCGAGTTCAAATCGATGATCCAGCGGACCGATGAACGCCGGCTGGTACCGGCGCCCCGGCTCACCGAGCGCGAACTCGAAGTCCTCAAACTGGTTGCCACCGGCATGAACAATCGCGATATCGCGAAGGAACTGTTCATTTCCGAGAACACCGTGAAGAACCACGTCCGCAACATTCTGGAGAAGCTCCAGCTGCACTCCCGCATGGAAGCAGTGGTCTATGCCATGCGGGAGAAGATCCTCGAAATCAGGTGA
- the hpf gene encoding ribosome hibernation-promoting factor, HPF/YfiA family — protein MDIVVKGRKTEVPERFRKHVAEKLKLDKIQKFDGKVISLDVEVSKEPNPRQADRSDRVEITLRSRGPVIRAEAAAGDPYAALDLATGKLEARLRKQHDKRYSRRGSGRIPAAEVGEMVPDAASFNGDGELIADETAQPVPTTRIGSLEVQGEGPLVMREKTHVAAPMSLDQALYEMELVGHDFYLFVDNETKEPSVVYRRHAYDYGVIHLRTDPLAADEAGGAGGALGG, from the coding sequence GTGGACATCGTCGTCAAGGGCCGCAAGACCGAGGTGCCCGAGCGGTTCCGCAAGCACGTGGCCGAGAAGCTGAAGCTGGACAAGATCCAGAAGTTCGACGGCAAGGTGATCAGCCTCGACGTGGAGGTGTCCAAGGAGCCGAACCCTCGTCAGGCAGACCGTTCCGACCGGGTGGAGATCACGCTCCGCTCGCGTGGACCGGTCATCAGGGCAGAAGCGGCCGCAGGCGACCCGTACGCAGCGCTGGACCTGGCCACCGGCAAGCTGGAGGCCCGGCTGCGCAAGCAGCACGACAAGCGCTACAGCCGTCGGGGTTCGGGGCGCATCCCCGCTGCGGAGGTCGGCGAAATGGTGCCGGACGCGGCATCGTTCAACGGCGACGGCGAACTGATCGCCGACGAGACGGCACAGCCCGTACCCACCACCAGGATCGGCTCGCTCGAAGTCCAGGGCGAAGGGCCGCTGGTGATGCGCGAGAAGACGCACGTCGCGGCGCCCATGTCGCTCGACCAGGCGCTCTACGAGATGGAGTTGGTCGGACACGACTTCTATCTGTTCGTCGACAACGAGACGAAGGAGCCCAGTGTCGTCTACCGACGGCACGCCTACGACTACGGTGTCATCCACCTGAGGACCGATCCGCTGGCCGCCGATGAGGCGGGCGGCGCCGGCGGTGCGCTCGGCGGCTGA
- a CDS encoding ComF family protein: MRGWWREITGLVLPVSCGGCGRARTELCETCGAQLHGGAPRRVRPAPEPPGLPVVHAAAGYENAVRAALLAHKERGVLALARPLGRALAVAVRAGAGQVPDGRPLLLVPVPSTRRAVAARGHDPGRRIAWAAAAHLRRTGTPATVAAVLRLRRAVADQAGLTAPERRANLADALSVVTGGGRLLANGRVVLVDDLLTTGATLAEAARALTCAQGRAGSGAAVRDAAVVAASPAAFDAACPAAREINRN; encoded by the coding sequence ATGCGCGGGTGGTGGCGGGAGATCACCGGACTCGTTCTGCCGGTGTCCTGTGGCGGCTGCGGCAGAGCGCGTACGGAGCTGTGCGAGACCTGCGGCGCACAGCTGCACGGCGGGGCGCCACGCCGGGTGCGGCCCGCCCCCGAGCCGCCCGGCCTGCCCGTGGTCCATGCCGCCGCCGGATACGAGAACGCGGTACGGGCGGCGCTGCTGGCCCACAAGGAGCGGGGCGTGCTCGCCCTGGCACGGCCGCTCGGCAGGGCCCTGGCGGTGGCCGTGAGGGCCGGGGCGGGGCAGGTACCGGACGGGCGGCCGCTGCTGCTCGTCCCCGTGCCGTCCACGCGGCGGGCGGTGGCGGCGCGCGGGCACGACCCGGGGCGGCGGATCGCGTGGGCGGCCGCCGCGCACCTGAGGCGGACGGGTACGCCGGCGACGGTGGCCGCGGTGCTGCGCCTGCGGCGGGCGGTGGCGGACCAGGCCGGTCTCACCGCGCCGGAGCGCCGGGCGAATCTGGCGGACGCGCTGAGCGTGGTGACGGGAGGCGGCCGGCTGCTCGCCAACGGGCGGGTGGTGCTGGTGGACGACCTGCTGACAACGGGGGCCACGCTGGCCGAGGCGGCACGCGCGCTCACCTGCGCCCAGGGGCGTGCGGGCAGCGGTGCGGCGGTGCGCGACGCTGCCGTCGTCGCGGCGTCCCCCGCGGCCTTCGACGCAGCATGTCCCGCCGCCCGCGAAATAAACCGGAACTGA
- a CDS encoding LpqB family beta-propeller domain-containing protein, whose amino-acid sequence MPVTGDVKAVDASQPGDSQVQVYAVAPRDGATPNEVVDGFLESMTSDDSDFRTTRKYLTKEASRRWKPSAGTTVLAKAPNRSDRPIHEGDHSTTEVTYTLTGEKVATVDEQNAYQPLAPSDYSRTLHLVREKGPDGKEWRIDFVSDGLVLGQSDFKRLYRSVNKFYFASGLSDAQATLVADPVYLRNRTDPATGMDTVTQAVRSLLRGPTDWLRPVVKSSFPAGTGLKKGVASLTPDDRNVLKVPLDKKADGTGQRSCRMMASQVLFTLRDLTSARVEQVELQRSDGSPLCVLAADQAEEYAPDRSSGGPDSQYFVDAKGRVERIPGSTRGSGEPEPVSGPFGNGALRVSAVGVARDEQSAAALSQHNDALYVTSIAVDGELPVPAVTSLAGKAEDRLTAPSWDGRGDLWVADRDPKNSRLLRLPQGKGKPQEVTVPSLDGSRITALRLSSDGVRIALLLTKDDHTTLKIGRIERQGPQDDAQVSVVDLRQAAPQLADVTAMSWSGRSRLVVVGKEQGGVQQVRYVQADGSTPSSGVLPGVNQVLAIAAADDDQLPLMADTFGDGIVKLLPGDNWQTVLKEGSALVYPG is encoded by the coding sequence ATGCCCGTCACCGGGGACGTCAAGGCCGTAGACGCCTCGCAGCCCGGGGACTCGCAGGTGCAGGTGTACGCGGTCGCCCCGCGGGACGGCGCCACACCGAACGAGGTGGTCGACGGCTTCCTGGAGTCGATGACCAGTGACGACTCCGACTTCCGGACGACGCGCAAGTACCTCACCAAGGAGGCGTCGCGCCGCTGGAAGCCGAGCGCGGGGACCACCGTCCTGGCCAAGGCGCCGAACCGGAGCGACCGGCCGATCCACGAGGGTGACCACAGCACCACGGAGGTCACCTACACCCTGACCGGGGAGAAGGTCGCGACGGTCGACGAGCAGAACGCGTACCAGCCGCTCGCCCCCTCCGACTACTCGCGCACGCTCCACCTGGTGCGGGAGAAGGGGCCGGACGGCAAGGAGTGGCGCATCGACTTCGTGTCCGACGGGCTGGTGCTCGGCCAGTCGGACTTCAAACGGCTCTACCGCTCCGTCAACAAGTTCTACTTCGCGTCCGGCCTGTCCGACGCGCAGGCCACCCTCGTCGCCGACCCCGTCTACCTCCGGAACCGGACGGACCCCGCCACCGGGATGGACACGGTGACGCAGGCGGTCCGCAGCCTTCTGCGGGGCCCGACCGACTGGCTGCGGCCGGTGGTCAAGTCGAGCTTCCCCGCCGGGACCGGACTGAAGAAGGGCGTCGCCTCCCTGACGCCCGACGACCGCAACGTCCTGAAGGTGCCGCTCGACAAGAAGGCCGACGGGACCGGGCAGCGGTCCTGCCGGATGATGGCCTCGCAGGTCCTCTTCACCCTCCGCGACCTGACCTCCGCGCGGGTCGAGCAGGTGGAGTTGCAGCGCTCGGACGGTTCGCCGCTGTGTGTGCTCGCCGCGGACCAGGCCGAGGAGTACGCCCCCGACCGTTCCTCGGGCGGACCCGACAGCCAGTACTTCGTGGACGCCAAGGGGCGCGTGGAGCGCATCCCCGGCAGCACCAGGGGCAGCGGCGAGCCGGAGCCGGTGTCCGGCCCCTTCGGCAACGGCGCGCTGCGGGTGAGCGCGGTCGGGGTGGCCCGGGACGAGCAGTCGGCGGCGGCGCTCTCGCAGCACAACGACGCGCTCTATGTGACGTCCATAGCCGTGGACGGCGAGCTGCCCGTACCCGCCGTGACCAGTCTGGCGGGCAAGGCCGAGGACCGGCTGACCGCGCCCAGCTGGGACGGCCGGGGCGACCTCTGGGTCGCCGACCGCGACCCGAAGAACTCCAGGCTGCTGCGCCTGCCCCAGGGCAAGGGCAAGCCGCAGGAGGTCACGGTGCCGAGCCTCGACGGCAGCCGGATCACGGCGCTGCGGCTGTCCTCGGACGGGGTGCGCATAGCGCTCCTGCTGACCAAGGACGACCACACGACGCTGAAGATCGGCCGGATCGAGCGGCAGGGACCGCAGGACGACGCGCAGGTGTCCGTGGTGGACCTGCGGCAGGCGGCACCGCAGCTCGCGGACGTCACGGCGATGTCCTGGTCCGGCCGCAGCCGCCTCGTGGTGGTCGGCAAGGAGCAGGGCGGCGTGCAGCAGGTCCGCTACGTCCAGGCGGACGGCTCGACGCCTTCGTCCGGGGTGCTGCCCGGGGTCAACCAGGTGCTCGCCATCGCCGCCGCGGACGACGATCAGCTGCCGCTGATGGCGGACACGTTCGGCGACGGGATAGTGAAACTGCTGCCGGGCGACAACTGGCAGACGGTCCTCAAGGAGGGCTCCGCGCTCGTCTACCCGGGCTGA